Within Antennarius striatus isolate MH-2024 chromosome 22, ASM4005453v1, whole genome shotgun sequence, the genomic segment TGATGGCAAAGCGGTTCCTGGTGTTGCCGCTGGAGATCTGATAGGTCACCACGCTGTTCACGTCCCTGTCCACGGCCGTCACCGTCAACACGCTGGTGCCCACGACTGCATCCTCGTTGATCTTTAGCGAGTAGAGCTTCTCCGTGAACGTGGGCACGTTGTCGTTGACATCGAGCACCGTGATGCTGACGCTGGCTGAAGACGACATCACCGGTATCCCATGATCTCTTGCTTCCACACCAAAGGTGTAAAACTCAGTGGTCTCTCTATCAAGCTCTTCATTCACTGTAATCCAGCCTGTGCTGTTGTTGATGGTGAAGGGAAATCCAGGCGTTGTGTCGGTCAACCGGTATTCCAAGAGGGCGTTTTCTCCAGAATCACCGTCAATGGCTTGAATGTGGATGACAGAGTAACCGATTGCCACATTTTCCAATACGGTAGCCTGGAAAGGTGTGCTGACAAACATGGGGGAATTGTCGTTTACATCCACCACTTGTACCACAACCATTCCTGTGCCGTTGATCAGCGGAGGCCTCCCGCCGTCCTGAGCCTTAATTCGTAAATTATACTCCCGAATCATCTCGTAGTCCAGAGGATTGATGACGTCGATCACACCGGTGGGTGAGTGGATGTAGAACTGTCCCTTAACATTGCCACTGATGATGCTGTAGTGGACCTTGGCGTTATTCCCCTCGTCTTTGTCCGTGGCCTCCACCTGAATAACTTTGGTGTTCACCGCCACATTCTCTGGGACCTGCACAACATACCTTTTTTCACTGAACTGTGGGTAATTGTCATTTTCGTCCTCCACTATGATGTGGACGGTGGCGGTGGCACTGCGAGGACCTGGATCTTTGCCCTGGTCGTTGGCCTCGACAATCAGCTGGTACTGGGCCCTCGTCTCCCTGTCGGGCCGTTCTCTGATCCTCACCAGTCCGTTCCGAGCATCGATTTCAAACACAGAGTTAACTCCTTCCCCGTTCACTATTTTATAAATCATGTTGGCATTGGACGGGGCGTCCCCATCAGTGGCTCGGATTGTCATCACTTCAAACCCAACTTCTACATTCTCCCGGATGTTAACACGGTATTCCGTTTGCTCAAACACAGGGCTGTGATCATTGGTGTCGCTCACAGTCACAGTGAGGTAAGAAATGGCCGATCTCTTAGGTGAACCGTTATCAGTCACAGTAACTTTGAAAACATGAGTGTCTTTGACTTCTCTATCCAGCGACTGGACAGTGGTGATGCTGCCTGTTTGGGAGTCGATGTCAAAAAAGTCACTGGATCTGCTGTCAAACAgggcttccatgttgtacaccAGCATCCCTGCCTCTCCATCATCCGGATCGGTTGCCTTCAGGGTGATCACCCGCGTCCCGGGAGGCTCATTCTCGGGCACGGACACCTGATAGTTAGGGAGCTGGAACTGTGGAGACGTGTTAACGTGTCGTTTACCCCTGCGGAACATGCTGTCAGACCTTCTCTGGGTGTCTTCAGGGAGGATTACGCGCGGATGAAGCGCTTTTAGGAGCGTCAGACTGACGCGCACGGAGAGTGTGGCCCCCGTGGGGTCCCGCAGCGCGCAGAGCAAATTCACCTCGAGTTGCCCTCTTCGCTCAGGGCACCAGTCACCGGCCAGGAGCAGAGATCCATGAATAAACAGCGCGCTGAACTCCGTCCCGACGCACACGCTGTCCGTGAAGTGTGCGTCCCGCGTAAAGCTGGGCAAAAGTTCTGTTACATTCAAGAGAAATCGACCTGCCGGCCAGCAGGCAGCCGCATCCAGTTCCGTGGAGCGTTTAAAAATGTGGACGTCTGGCTCACCTGACGCGTTCTTTCTCctgtatttaataaaacagtTCTGGCCATGGACGAACACGTTAAACTGCGTCAGAATAACGTCCCCAGATGTTAAAGAACCTGTTCTGAAATAAACAGGAGCGGGATTCCTCACTATGTGCGCGCACCGAACTTTATGAGACAGACGGATCGCTCCGTCGCGCTGATCAACCTGCAAAAAGCTTTGAATTGTTTTAGAAGATAAAGTCCTGACTGTTATGTAAGTCCATCCCGGACCAAGCGACAGGTTGGTTAAAAGCGTCCCGGCCTGTAAAGTCTCTGAAAGGTGCATCTCCAGACATCCTGCAGGAGGCACGCTGAACAGGACGCAGACCCAGATCCAATACATCGATAGCTCCATGCTTTAAAAGCTGCCGGATTCCACTTAACTTCAGCGAAAGTCATTCGCAAAACAGTTAACTCTCCCTCTGCCAACACCGCGTTTTTCTTTTATCCCTCATTGTGAAGTTTCAACGTGGAAAAAGTCTCTCGGTATCCATGGTGTCGGTGTATCCAGTGCGCGCAGCGGCCGCATATCCCACACTGAGTTTAAAATGAGTACAAAATGGCTCCGCGcctctcctccgcctcctccttctctcctccttgGAGGCTTATTACCATAAACCTGTTGTGTTCCTCCTCTGGGACGCTTTCACAGGAGGGGggggctctttttttttttttttttttctcatggaGATTAGGAAGTGGCCCTGACGGGGGAGACCAATACGCGCATTGTTATGACAATGGGGTGAGAGATGTGTAAAATTCCTACTGCGTGTCTGCGCGTCCCTCCGGTCTGAACTCATGTTTGTTGCACCAGGACGTCGGAACTGAGCAGATATTTCCAAAGAAATACAACTAGctcctatttttatttttatttttttttagagaagtATGCCGAATTTATCCTTCACTCAGGTTTAACAACCAGGAGACTTTTTGACTTTACCCACACTTCACCTTTATAGAACAAATCTACCAGCTTATTATTActgttctcttgttttttttgcatcctttatgaaaaaaaataaactgttggGTGACCAGTACGTAGTATAGTGTTCATCCCTGGCAAAGCATGGCTCCAAATGAGgttaaaatacaagaaataacCTTTACGATGCATGTGAAATAtcctattttttctttaaaactttttcactTTAAAGCAGTAAAACTGTGGAAAATAAACACGACTCACTGATGTTGGTATTTATGCTATTTGTATTCTgaccatttatttttcttagcAGTTTATTTCAACTGACAAATGACAGCGAAACTtacaaatacaatatttttgaTTTCTTCTTTGACGTGTTATACAAATGCGACCCCTAGTGGTGAAGAACAATCAATGCAGGTCTACGAATGACCTGAACACTAAATACTAGGTACAGTACAGACCAATACAGGACTAGTCAGCATGTCATGATcaggttaatttttttataagtGTTTTAAGATCTGATtggttttttgtgtttattacgAAATATACAAATTATTTGATTAGCAACCAGCTAATAGCTGTAACTACATCCATTGCCATTGCATTTGAACAAAAGATATTTTACAAGTAGCATCTCAGCTTAGTAAAGAActgaatattttcacattttttgttcattgctcttttaacaaattttataaaaaataaacatcacatTGGGTAGGTCACATTAGAAATGtggtcttgttttttgtttcacaaaaGGACCAACGGTCACAAGAGATGCcataaaagaaaagagattttattttgaactcCTGTTTAGAATTTATGAACCATGGTAGTTAGTTGTATCTGAAGATTAAATGAACCTCAGAGACACGGAAACCTCTGATATCAGAAAAACATGATCTTTAAATCAGTATTTCAATGAACTTCCCCATGTTTGACCTGTTGAAAAGGACACCAACAGTCTGGAGAAACACTGGGAAATTCTCAGACCCTAGTAAATACATTTATGTGAACAGATATTTTCTAGAGTGACACGACTAGACATGAGTAAAGAGTAAACATCTGGATACAAAACCAAACCCTGAGGATGTCTTGGTCAGTTAACAGCACTGTGGTTTCACCAACAGTGACAAAAacaatggaaacacaaaaataaatagtgtatattgctgatgtttttaaaaactttataaaaaaaaaatcattggtgGTGTTCAAGATCTCGACCAACATGATGGCTTATTTCAAACGTCCAATATGggagggtcagaggtcaggcaCATGTCTGGGGTCGCGCTCCCTCTGCATCACAGatcccagctcctccagctgcacCTGCTGCGTTCGTTCCAGGTCCTTCAGCCTCTGGCGGAGCAGAGACAGCTGCTTGTGATGCTGCTCTTCCTGTGGAATAGAGGGATCTACATGATGTCCACATAATCTGAAGCCTTCAATGAACTACACTAATACTTCTATTTACATTTtcgtcactcacacacattctgttAAATCAGACCACTATCCTCTAGTCTGTATTTTCAAGACGGATTTGCCTCTTGAGAATATTCACTGAGGAGAAGTATCATTTTATTCAGGTACTGTCTGATTTCCTCAAAGTATAGTCAGTGATGCAGCTGCAATGCATTCTGGTCTCTTTCTTGTTTCTATGCTTCTTCTACGATGGATTTCTACCGTTCAATGTTTTCTCAACTCCACTGAAAAATTTACATGACATTGATGACCAAAATTACAGACTGGACTGACTGTGGTGGTGGAGGGTGGTCCCTCAGATCCAAGGAGGGGGAATGGCACTTGTGAGGAAGTCATGAAGTCTGGGCCAGCACCACCAGGACCCTGACCGCCAAAGAGGAGGCGTTCAAAGACAAAGAGCCGTCGCTGCTGTTCTTTCAACTGCCTGCGGAGTTTGGCATTGTCCTCTGAGAAGGATGTCTGCCTGGAGAGAGAAGATAACAACTTTAACCGTCTACCTCATCATTTCCACTACTTGGAAAGTTACTAACTTTTTTATAACAAGAAGATCCATTTATGTAACTTAAGTTTGTTACGCTTGTTGAAATCTGTTTACTACAAACAACAATTACAACCTTACAGTTGAATCAAAAAGCCGAATTCTAGTTTATATCAATGTCTGACCAGATTCtgacaacatactgtatgtggtgAATTCACTGAAACTGAAGGCAAACTGtaatttttcattcagaaaaataaagatctGAAACTTACTTTCTGACTAAAGCAACTTCCAGTTTCAGCTCCTCATTCTTAGCCTCCAGCAGCTCAGCTTTATCCTGGAGcttcttttctttgttctcAGTCTGGGATTTCCTCtgtatgacaaaaacaaaacaaagtaaacATTAGTAAAGAGTTCATGCATACATAGAAGAGACTAATAGTCTTGTCATCAACATGTAACCCACAGAAAAGTTAATTATTTTAACATTCTACGCATTTTCATGAACTCTTAAAGACTTCAGAAGAAGCAGCAGTACTTTCTTCTGGGCCTCCGCTGCCCTCTTCAGCTTGTTCTTTAGAACAGAGTATTTCTGCTGCAGCTTAGCGTGACGCTCCTCCAGCCTAAAGGCAGAGAAACATGGagaagaacagaaaacattgtgttttatgtgaCAGTACAGTTTAGTGCTGCAGCTGGTTTAAGTGAAGACAAACGTACTGCTCTTCCTCAGCTCTGACCATCCTCAGCTCCTCCCTGACTCGACTCAGCGTCTCTCTGAAGTCACTTTCAGACTGGGTGTGTCTCTCCAACTGGACACGAAGCTCCAGGTTTTGCTGTTGATCAAACAAAAGTCAGAATACGGCTGGAATACAAACTCCATACGGATTTATTTGAACTATTGGGCAGTCGAAGTAGAAACTCTTGGCACACAttctgtgttgaatgaagtTAAATTGAATTGTAGGAAAAGCTTGTAGACGTTCCGCCTCTCATCCAATGAAGAACTAATCTACTATAGcttggatgactgagaatcttcacCGAGAATCTTTTCCCATTGTTTCTTACGAGGGAGACGAGTTATGTTGGAGAAAAAGCTGTCGGCAGCAAGATTAGACAAGAAGAGTTTGGAAATGAGAGCACAAGACGATGGATGAACGATCAGTGTTCTGTGTCTCTCAACAGAGGGGAGACCAAATGCCAGGATGAAAAGGAATGGTTCTTTGGTACTGACCACAACTCGTGAAAGcggaaaaatacaaaaacagctgTTCTAACATGTATAAAATTGAACTGAGCAGAAGTAGACTCCTTGTTGGAGGTTTACCTGCTGCAGATCTGAGagctctgtttctctctgtttctgaaTCCCATCAAACTCCTGTAGTTTGGTTCTGTAAGGCACAAAATAGTTTGATCAGCGAAGGCGTTGGAGGAGACGTTCAATAACCTGCTGTCACATCTCATTTTAGTGAGTCTGTCCCTCTTTTTGCTGATTATACCTTGCTGAATGACTTTGATTTTGGAGACAGCCAACCCTTAGAGGTACTGAGCTATGTCATCACACCTTAGCTATACCttagatatactgtagacaAGGTAAGAGACGACAATGGTGGACATTTAAATTATGATAGCTGTTATATGTAACTGTCTGGAGCCTGATTTGCTCCTTTGACTGATTCAGCTGTGTCCATGTAGAAACCCTCAACATCCAGTCAACGACTCACCTCAGACTCTGGAGCTCCCTGTGAGCTGATTCCTCTCCCAGTTGGGCTCTGTGAAGACGCTCCTCCCACGCCATCTTCTCGGTGCGCTCTGCAGCATCCTGCAACGCGTTTGTCCTCTCCAGAGAGGCAAGACGGTTTGCCAGCTCTAACCTGaccaaataaacaaaatcaaaatagtGTAATCTAGAGAAACCTGCACCAGAGAAGACAAAGAGAACTCAGTGTGACtgatgccagaaaaaaaaaagttgagtaAATAAACCATGGCTCACTTTTCTTCATGCAAGGCTGTAAATTTACGTGACTCCTCCTCACGGATTGTCtggatcttcctcaccacctccCGCTCTTTGTCAAACAGAACTTCCTTGTGTTGCTCCACTACCTCCTGCATTTTTTCTAGGTCTTCCTGTAGACCTGTGGCACAGGAAAGGGAAAGTGTGTTATTATCAGTCTTCAACGTTATCTCTCAGTCTATCCTTGTCTCTTATCGTTCAGCTGCACTCATATTCCAGTCTTTCAGATCCCAGCCGTCCCCCACTACCGATGGTGTACGTCGAGGCTCTGGCTTCAGTTACCTCCATCCACCTGGCAATATTTTCCATAACTGTCATATCCACTTCCACTGCTGCACTGATGACACCCATTGCGCTAAATTCTTCAAATTAAACCACTGTAAAACTGACTTAATCTATATTGGTTCATCCTTATCAAAAGTTGACAGTGTGTCCCTCTCCATCAACTCCTCAGTTTCCCATTTCTGAAATTTTTACTCTCTTCCTCTCgtaaaatacagttttattgTTACCAGGGATGATAAATTGGTATTTCACAAATCCAGACCAATCTGTTCCATCTCTAATGGAGACCAAGAATATTGTAAATAATAGCGTAGTCAGAGTCATTAGAGAGtatgatgtgtgtgtcattcGTACCATCAATCTGTCCCTGCAGAGcatctttctccatctccatctccctcttcgAATGGGTGCACTCCAGCTTCATGCTGGACACCTCTTCTTTGTGGGAACACTTCAGGATTTCCATCTACAAACAAGGGAAACTAAACAAATTAGAGCATATTTTATAATTCCAAGGGTTGGCACCACATGTGCAAATATTGAGAAGAAACATTGAGAAAGTGGCTCAAGCTAGAATTACTGCCCTGTGGGTGTGTGCTTCTGCGAGTCCAAACAGAGAAAGGAGTGATTGTTTTCGTGACTAATAGAAACCTTCCTCACCACAATCAAATGGAGCCCAATATCACAAAtccaatgaaaatatttttttcaaacctGTGAAAAGTTTAAAACTCTTCATGCCACCACCACGGAGCCTAGAATTTAATGTAAACATGGACAAAAATTTATTTAAGAAACgaacaacaaaaccaaaataaCTTCGTAAATGTCCCGACAGAATTGGATATTTAGACACAGGTTCGAATTGGACAGGGTTTCAGTATCTAACCCTATTTACAAGAGACCTGGCCCAGATAGCAGCCATTCAGACACATTGAAACACAATTTCAAGtttgcgagggtcgcactgcttgcagtgcacaaaggtcagagggatatcgtccatgtgcagattgtaaagccctttgagacattgtttgtgaatctgggctatataaaaataaataaacttgaaaacttgaaacttgaaacaacAAGTATGAATGTTTTTGCTCTAAAAATCTGTTTTGAAATTGGCGATGCTTCACACTTCTTTCCAGAAGcactgatattttttaaaaatcctcgGCATTTTTTAGTGTCACTATCAGACCAAATGCAAACTATAGTGATAATCTACCCTTCAGTACCAGGGCTATGGTGTCCAATAATGACCAGAAAAACTTTTGACTGTTGTGAAATTGACATTTTGAATAGGAAACATTCCTTAAAATCATTCTCTTAGACATTTGATAGATTTAATGATTTATGATtgaaatctaattttttttaggtCACATTAACCTCTGACCCTCACATTCCAATCAGTTACCACTATGTTTGAGTCTCAGTGAACACTCCTTTTCAAGAAGAACTTTCCTCTGATCATTCTTTAAATACCGCAATCAAAATAACTGGACATATAGACAACTTAATAAAACTAGTGATTGGATTTTAGACACAATGACCATGAGAAACAAATCTGAAGTCATGGTAGGCCAAGACCAAagaatgatgcaaaaaaaaacttgatgttCAAACTCAGAAATGCGTTTAGGGTAGAGAACAGCGTACCTGGGTGGTGAGGGAGCTGACATCTCTCTCGGCCTTATGAAAGCGTTCATTCAGCTGTCTGTTTTCCTCGTAGCTCTCACGAAGGTCACGCTCCATCCGCTCCAGCTGCTGTCGCAACGACTGATTCTCTACCTGTCACAGCAACAAGCAGTGAGAGCCCCAGCCAAAGATTTGACGTGATAATCTTGGAGTGATTTTAGTTTtagccaaaaaacaaaacacagcagaCAAAAACAGAGGTATTTACTCGAACATGGTAACAGGGCTGGCAACCTCTCACCTCTGCAGACTTGAGAGCAGTTTGAGACTCTGCGTGTTGCCTGGTCTGGATGCGTTGGACGTTCTCAGCCTGTTGGGCCAAGTTCTCCTTCTGGGCATGGAGTTCAGCTACCTCCGCCTCCAGGCTCTTCAGCTGCACACACAATTTGAATTTCTCCTGCTGCAGAGTCTCCACACGCTTCGCCTCACGTAATGGATCTATGTGCTGATAACAAGCCACCacgtctttcttttctttcaccaGACGGGAGATCTGACACAACAAATGGGATTTATAAATTTGGCTTCCTTCTTGCACAATTACATAGAATGCAAAACAACAATTTCTCACACTTGACTGTATTCTACTACCAAAAT encodes:
- the cep83 gene encoding centrosomal protein of 83 kDa, translating into MTSFTLNQPAHPPSTPEPGAAPLGASLGGIGGAEMELKKLLINENMKCETYKTNYRTLKTEYTRLEDAYSQSQGELKRLLQDSEAEQENVKQYLSELHRQLQEKNTKLDELQRQIMTPQRLELLRVQVQQEVEASTRERFSVLEEEAQKYRCECNKLKYGIISLTAQLDHQRDEHARILEDKTNLHEAEISRLVKEKKDVVACYQHIDPLREAKRVETLQQEKFKLCVQLKSLEAEVAELHAQKENLAQQAENVQRIQTRQHAESQTALKSAEVENQSLRQQLERMERDLRESYEENRQLNERFHKAERDVSSLTTQMEILKCSHKEEVSSMKLECTHSKREMEMEKDALQGQIDGLQEDLEKMQEVVEQHKEVLFDKEREVVRKIQTIREEESRKFTALHEEKLELANRLASLERTNALQDAAERTEKMAWEERLHRAQLGEESAHRELQSLRTKLQEFDGIQKQRETELSDLQQQNLELRVQLERHTQSESDFRETLSRVREELRMVRAEEEQLEERHAKLQQKYSVLKNKLKRAAEAQKKRKSQTENKEKKLQDKAELLEAKNEELKLEVALVRKQTSFSEDNAKLRRQLKEQQRRLFVFERLLFGGQGPGGAGPDFMTSSQVPFPLLGSEGPPSTTTEEQHHKQLSLLRQRLKDLERTQQVQLEELGSVMQRERDPRHVPDL